The sequence TTGGATTCGATTGGTACAGAACCAATTCCATTATCCAACATGATGTTTGCAACATCAGCCAAATTCATTGATTCATCTACTGCTACAACGTCTTTAACCATAACAGAGGATATATGTAATTTAGCAGGAGTTAAATTGTTGGTTTTTGAAGATCCTAATTTTTTTGCAATATCCCTTTCTGATACAATACCTACTAATTCCCTTTCATTATCCTGATTAGTATTGATTACAGGTAATCTGGAAATATTGTTTTTTCTAAGTAATTTTAAACCATCTAAGATATTTTGATCCTTATCGATAGTTACTAAATCCTCAGACATAATGTTTCTAATTTGCATAAATATACCTCCTAGGGATTATTAGTAAAATTACCAATAAAATAGCAAATCTATAAGCTAAAACCATATTGAAGGAGCTATTCTATTAATAATTAAACTAGAAATATAATTAAAAAAACTTATTAATTTAATGATTCATAGACATATTAAATCTAACTATCATTAATAGCTTTAAGAATATCTCTTTCAGTGATAATTCCAAGAACTTTATCGTTTTTAACTACTGGAACTCCACCAATATTCTTCTCTTTTAATAATTCAGAGAAATCTCCAAGTCTAGTTAATGGTTCAACAGTTCTTGCACCTTTAGACATAACCTCAGAAATTTTAAGATCTCCTAATAATTCCTCTGCACTGTTAGTCTTCATTTGAGAGAAGAATTTTTTATCAATGAAGTATCTTAAAATATCAGTTGATGTAACAATTCCAACAAGTTTTTCTGGAGTATGTTCTGGAATATTCTCATCTTCACTTACGATTGGTAATCTCCTGAAACTGTTTCTTACCATAAATTTGGTTACATAGTCAAAGGAAGTACCTGGGGTAATAGTGATTACATCAGTAGTCATGTAATCTTGAACTAATTGATCAGTTAATACGCCAGCTAGAGATAAAGCGAAATCTCTTTCTGTAACAATACCAACTAATTTGTCTTCTTTATCTACAATTGGCATTGCACCAACATGATTATCAACCATGACTTTAACAGATTCACGAATAGTAGATTTATGATTCATAGTGATTACACCACGAGTCATGATTTCCTTAATTGGTTCGTTGATTGCTGAAAGATAATTATCATTACATTTGTATTTTATGATATTGTATTTATCTCCACCACCTAAGAAATTAATAATATCCATACAGGTTACAATACCTAAAAGTTTTCCAGAACCAGGGTCTGTAACAGGAATCCTCCTGAATTCATTATCTATCATTAATTGAGCAGTGTCTTTAATGGTTGTAGTAGGAGGTACAGTAATAACATCTTTACTTGCTAAACTCATTAAATCCCCGTCATGCTCAGATAGTTTAGTTTCACGTTCAACAGATCCTTTATTTCTGGATTTTAAATTTTTAGTGTTAATATCTTTCATAGAACACACCTCTCTTTTTAATTAAAAATTGAAAAAGATAATTACTCTCAAAATTATTAACAATTACTTAAACCAAATAAGACAAAATAGAATAATTTATATTAAAAAATGTCAAACAGTAGAAGAATTATTAATAAAATTAGAAGTAATTTTCTAAAATTAACTAATATTTTATTCTATAAAAAATAGTTAAAATCTTTTTTTAAATCACCTTTTTTTCAATCATATAAATATTACATATTTAATAATAATAATGTTTTCTATATGATTTTTTTAAAAATAGATTTTATAAGAAAGTTATAAAAAACTTGGACATAATTTTAAAAAAAAATTTAAATTTTAATATAAACTATTTAAAAGAAGTTTTAATAAAATCCAATTTAAGGAAAGAGATTAAATCTAAGTTTTACATTTTAAGTATTTTCAAATCTAAAATTGGATTTCAGGAAAATCTCAATTATAAAAATAGCTATATTAAAAGTATTTCAAAAATAAAAAAGATAATAATCCAATCCAAAAACCATAAAAAATAAGAATGAATGGTTTAAATAAAAAAGATAATAATCCAATCCAGAAACCATAAAAAATAAAAACAAAATCATCAAGTTCTTAAAACTAGAAAATATGAAATAGAGTTTATTCAATTTCAAAACAGATAAAAATAAAAAAAATAGAAATTACCGAATTCTAAAAACTGATAAAAATATAAGATAAAAGAATTATTCAATTTCCAAGAATTTATGTAACTGGGGAATTGTTAAAACATCCATATATTTACCAATAGCCTGTGAAAATTTAAAAAGCAAATCCTTACTATTTTTCCACCTGCTAATTGGACTAACTGGTTGTATAACAACAGAAACCAAATCCTTATCATTAATTTCATTACTCATTCTTGAGGCTAAGTTTTCAACATAGTCTAGACCAGACTCTGGAAAAAGAACAATTTTACAATATACCTTAATTGAATTTTCCAGTAGAATATTTACTGATTCTATTTCCCTATCAAATATTTTATTGTTATAATCACCGTCAAAGTGTTCTGGTAATTTAATATCCAATGACACATAATCCAGATTATCTAGTTTTTTAATTTCATTAGGAAAGGTACCATTAGTTTCAAGAAAACTGGGAGTATCAATTCTATCAATGACTTTTCTTATAAAGTCTGCATATAAGAGAGGTTCCCCACCAGTGAAGGATATGGAATGTAAGTCCTCTGTTTTAAGACTGTTGATTCTATCTACCACATAATCTACTGATTTAAGTTCCCCGTTTTTAACAGATTTGGAATCTTCAGTATCGCAGTAATTACAATCCAAATTACATCCTGCAAATCTGACAAATATCTGCCTTCTACCTACTAAAAGACCTTCACCCTGAATAGATGAAAATATTTCAACAATTGGTGCTTCTAACATATTAAACCCTTAATCTAAAATTTTAGTAAACATAGCCCCTTGACCAATACCCTCATTTACACATGCGGAAATAGAGTGTATGTTTTTATTATCTTTAAGAGCCTCACTTAATTTATTTACGAAGTATTCGGATAAAGCTTCTGCTGAGGTATATTTTAAGGGAAGAAGAACACAGTCTTCTTTTGGGATAGTATATCCCTTTTTACCAATTTTAAATTGTACGCTACCATATTTATCAAAGCTTTCAATAGAGATATTGTCATTGTCAATTCCATTGAAATCCATGACCCCATTATAGATTGGAATTAACAACCTGTGATCCAAACTATCACATAATCCTTTTACAATTGGCTTTACCTGTTTAAAATCCACAACAAAATCATATTCTCCGGCCTTTTCACCCTCAATTTCAATATCAACAAAATAGGAATGTCCATGAATAAATCCACAGGTTTCATGACCTGGAATTATATGAGCTGCAGAGAATCTCAAATTAGCATTAATACCATTAATAATTATTTTCATCAAATACACCTTCTAAAAATTTAAAAATCCAATAGTTTAGTTTTACTTATATCCAATTCAATTGTTTCTAGTTCATCAATATATGCATCTAAAACATCATTCATAAAATCGAGAATATTGTCATCATCAAAGATATAGTTACCCTCTGAATCTTTAATGTCAAATAATCCTATTGTGTCAACATCATCAGGGGTTCCGCTATCATGAATATTTAATGCGAAATGGATTTTCATTGAACTGAGTGTTGCTGATGCAATACATACACTAAGTTTTCTGGAATCTATATAAATATCATCCCCATCACGGTGGGCAACTACACCTTTTCCAGCTAGTTTTTCATTAAATATTAAGATTAAAAGCCTTTGACGCAAGTAGGCAATTCTCATGTTAGCAGGCTGACAATCAAAAAACTCAGTCATGGTATGAAACATCTCATCGGATTTGATTTCATTACCCACATCTGCAAAATCCTTAATATTATCAGGACGAATATTCATAGGTCCTCTCCAGGATATAATTGAGGAACCTCTAATATCAAACTCTCTAAAAGCCCATAATGGATTTATTTGACTTCCATCATAAGCAAATTTCTTATCAATGTGTTTATGTATAATTGACATGTGATTTCTCCTATAAAAATCAATAATTAAAAATCTTTTATTAAGTAATTATATTATGTTTTTTCAAATTAAAATAAATTAATCTTTCAATTTAAAAAAAAATATTGTAAAAGTTTAAAATACCACCAACAAAATAAGCAATGAAAGGAAAGCTAGAACTATAATAAATATAGACATGTTTAAAGAGATAATTTAAAAAAATAATGAGCTTTAAATAATTAACTATAAAAACACCCCAAATTATAAAGGATTTTTATAAAACAACACTAATGGTTTATTTTAAATATTTAACTTGGAAATTTAATCCAACCAGGTTTTAAAATTAAAAAGACACAAATCAAAAAATCTATTAAGAAAAATAAGAATAAATAATAAATAATAAAAATAAATGTTTAATATAATATAGTTGTTTTTTTAAAAACAAGAATTTAAATAAGTGATTTTAATGATAGAAGTAAGAACTAGAGATTTTATACATACAAAAGACGATTTATACTTTGCATCAACTAATTATCTACATCCCAACAATAGAATCATTTCATTTTTAAGATACATCCCTAATCCAAATGGAGATAGGGAGAAAAACGGTAAGAAATATTCAAAAGTAAACTCAAAAGAGGCATTTGATTATTTAAAAGAAAACCATCCGGATTACCTATATTTCTCAGAAGTTGCTAACGTTCCAATGATGGGAGTACCAATAGACAAAGTAGATAAAATCATTAGACCAGAGGATAGACTTAAAGAGATTAGAGAAGGTAAAGACAAGAAAGTTACCAAGGAAACAAGGGAAAAGCTAATTGACTTATCTGATTTCTTCCACTATATTGCAGGTATCGATTATGAAAACTTAGGTATTTCCGGATCCACCTGTCCAGGACTTCAAAAGGCCGAAAGCTCAGATTTAGACTTTGTTGTTTATGGTTTGGAAAATCATAGAAAAGCAGTTAATACATTTAAAAAATACCATGATCAGGAAGTGGAAGTAGGGGAAGGAGAATCTAAAAGAAAAATAGTTCTTAATCCTATTCAAAATGAGTTTTGGGAAAGGTTATACCATAAGAGAATTAAAGATGACAGTTTAACTAAAGAGGAATTTTGCTGGTATGAATCAAGAAAGTTCAATAGGGGAGTAATCAGAAATACATTATTTGATATTCTATGTACTAGAAACCTTGATGAGGTTGAGGGAAAATATGGTGATACAAGATATGAACCTCAAGGCATTGCAGAAATAGAATGTACCATTACTAACTCAATCCAGGCAATGGATAATCCGGCAGTATATGAAATTACCGATGTAAAACTTTTAGACGGCGTAGATGTAGAGATAACAGGACTTGCATCATTTACACATACCTATGCAGGAGAGGTCATGGAAGGTGAAAGAGCTGTTGCAAGAGGAAAAGTTGAAAAAGTAATTACTGAAGGTAAAAAACCATGGTATAGAATTCTAGTAGGTTCAACAAGGGAATCTATTGGAGAATATATAAAACTAAAAGATAGTCCTGTAGATGGATAAACACTATTAAAGCAATATACAATATTAAAACAAAATAATTACAAGATTCATTGATTAAATCCCTATTATTATCAATAATTATTGTAATTATCAATCCTATTTTTAAAATAATCAAATAAAAATTCTTTAGGAAAATGCTATTTTTACTATAAACTATAAAAATCAATTTTAACCAAAACAAAACCTACCATCTAATATTAAACTATAAAAACCAATATTTAAAAATTAAATAAAATCACTTTTTAATAGCCATAACCATTATGAATTTTCATAAAAAGGCATAATACCACGTTTTAAACTCTATTTTTTTAAAAATCTAAAATTGAATTCAGCCACAGTATTTTTATTAAAAGAAACTTTTTAAATATTTCAACTATTTAAAATGAAAAAATATCTAGAGATTAAAATATTTTTAAAAATAAAAAAAATCTTTAAAACTAAAATAAATACCATATATTAAATTATTCTATAAATTAAAAGTTTACAATCACTATTTACTTCCATATTTAAATATTATTAGTTTTATAGAATAAAACAAGAATTATAATATTTAAATACTGAAAAGTGATAAAATGATTAGTTTAAAAAAGATTAAAACCTATATGTACTGTCCATTAAAATTATACTATGAGGATAACATACATGAAAATGAGATTAAAAACGAAAGATACGAAGCTGGAAAAAGAATAAAAGAGATTAGACTTGATATTCAAGATTTAATTCAAAGAAATCTAAAAAGATTAAATAGGAACATGGATTTAAAAAGAATCGAACAAGAATTAAGTAAAAATATAAATTATTATATAAACAATCAATTAAACGAAATTTATGATCCCGAGAAATATGACATTGAGGATATTGAAAAATATAAAAATGATTTAATGCAGGAATCCAAATATAACATTCGACTATTAAGTTTAAAATCAAAAAGATTAATGGATTTAACCAATGAAAACGGCCATAACATCACCGAAAGACTATTTCCAACAGCAATGTATAATTATATCCTAAGAGATCCAGAGCTAGAAATTACAGGGATAGCTGAAAAAATAGAAATTATACAGGGAAAATACTACCCGATAATTTTTAAAACATCAATTCCACCTATAAAAGGTGTTTGGGATAGTGATGCCATTGAACTTGCATTTACCTCCATACTTATAGAAGAGGAGTTTGAAACAGAGGTTTATGTAGGGTTTGTAGATTATGTAAATATCGGAGAGCGAAGACCTGTGGTGATTGATGCAAACCTAAGAAAAAGTTTATTTAGAAAAATAGATTATGTAAGAACCATTCTTTATAATAAAGAAATTCCAACAGCAAAATATGATTTAAACAAATGTAAAAACTGTGAATTCAAAGACATTTGCTTGGACGATTATGAAAATCCAATAGAAATATAAAAAAAAATTAATAGTGATTAAAATCTTCTTTTATTTTCAGGTAATTTACGGTAATCAAATACGGCAGTATCTGCTACTTGCATTACAGCCATAACACCTGCCTGAATAGGATCAGTTACAACCAAATCAGAAACCTCAGCTACGCCACCAGGCATGTTTAAACTGAAAACAATTAGATCATTGAATTTTTTAAGCTTCTTTATCTCCTCGACTATTTTTCCACCCATTAAAGAACCAGCAAGAACTAATACCTTAACTCTAGGAGTCCTGCTTAAGATATTAACCGCCTCAGCAATGGCATCCTCACCTACAACAGGTAATGTATCTACACTTATTCTCTCACCACGGATATTATGTCTGTCTGCCTCTGTGATTGCACCTAATGCTACTTGTGATACTTGTGCTCCTCCACCATAGATAAGTATGCGTTTTCCAAATATGTCATTTGCAGAACGGTGAATATTCACAGATAAAACTGAATCCAAGGTATTTAATTTTTCTATTAAAGATGTAATATTGTTAACATCTTCCAATTCTAAGTTTACAAAAGCAATATCCTTTTTATCAATAAATAAATTTACAAAAGAAATGTTAATATCAAATGAAGATATGATATCTGTTATTTGAACTAATACCCCTTTCTTTTCCTTTGTTTTAATTGTTATTGCATAACTATTCATAATACCACTTAATTATTAATTAATAATTTGAATATAATAGTATAAAAATTTAAAAAAAGATAATAATTAAAAATTGAAAAAAGGTCATAATTTGGATTTTATCTCATCAAGTTCTGCGTGAGCTTTCTTATACATCATAAGAAAATTATCCTCCTCCCTTACAGGAATAATATCCAAATCTAATTTTCTGTGTTCTTCTATCCAACTTTCATCAAATACAGGAATTTCAATCTTAATAGGTTCAGATGTTTTATTAACTACAATAATGTTTCTATATGGAAAATCCCATTCAACAATATAACCACCCAAACTAATTATATGATATGGTCTAACAATAAATTTCAAATAAATCACCTTTCTAAATTAAAATTCCTATAACTATTGCAAGTACACCTAATAAAGTAGAAGCGATTACAACTGGATAAAATTGTTTGTTTGTGAATATAGGTGTAAAAGCATTTAAAATACCAATGAATAATGTGAATATTAATGCAACAACAACAAATACAATAAAATTCCAGGATAATAGATCAAGAGGGATTCCTAAAAACAATATTGTAAATAATGCAGATAATGTAAACATTAATAATCCTTTAGATAAATAGATTACAGAACGATAACCAGCAATATATTCCATATAGGGTCCTTGAATAACATCGGCTTCAGCCTCTATTATATTAAATGGAGATTCGTTTAATACTATCACTGATCCTATAAAAAATACAATTGCAGCCAATATACCCTGTGTTGTAAATAATAAAGGACCATTTGCCATTTGATATTTAATAATATCGGACAAATATAAACTTTTAGCTGAAACAACTGGAACGAATAATGCTAAATATAAAGGAAAGGAACCATAAGTAATCATCCTAAGAGATCTTTTGGAACTAATATCCTCCAAATGAGATCTAACAATACCAGAAGTGTGAGCTGCACCCTTAACTATATCTGGAAATTTTAAAGATAGAGACATTACTGATTTAGATAAAGATCCCATTAACACATAAGACACTTCTTCTACTTTCAACAATCCAACAATTGCAATGATACTTGCAAGTAGGTATGCAGGATACATTTGAGGAGTTAAAAATAATAAAATCAACAATACTGCTAGAAAACTAACTATAGGTAATGCTTTATATAAACCTGGAGCAGGAGAATTTGGCCTTAGATTTTCCTTAAAAGAAAATTTTATAGGAGCCATTATCCCCGGCGCAGTAACAATAGGTCCAATACGTTGTTGAATTCTAGCTTGAACATATTTTCTTTCAATACCTGGTAGGAATGTTCCAATTATAAAACATATTATCAAAGTAATAATTGCACCTATAATTGAATACAAAATTGTAATATCTGCCATGTTTTCCCTCTAATTTTATAATTCAATGATTTCAAATGTTCTATCGGTACATGTAAAGCAAGGGTCACATTGAACAATACATAATTGACCGTCGGTTATTTGATTTCCAATAGCCGCATATTGCATTGCACCAATATTGGTCATGGATGGAGTTCTAATTATAGAGCTTCTAACCCTTCCATCTTCAATAGCATAAGAATCATATAAAATTCCACGTGGAACCTCAAGATAATGTTTAAGTGCTTTACAATCATACATTTCCCAATTACGATTTGTAATTGGACCGCTTGGAAGATTTCTTACAGCTTGTCTAATGATTTTAATAGATTCAAAACATTCTAAAACTCTGAGTAAAAGGTTAGATTTAACGTCACAACCATCCAATACAGCAACATTAAAATCAAAATCATCATATTCTTCCATTTCTGTTCTTAAATCATATTCAAAACCACAAGCACGTAAAGAAGGACCTGTAACCCCTAATTTTTTAGCTTGTTTAGGAGGTAAAATACCAATACCTTCAATTCTTGAGTTTACAATTGGATCTGACGTGAATCTATCAGTAAATTTAGTCAAGTCTTTTTCTAATTTGTCCATTCCCTCATTTAACCTTTGAATCCTCATATCATCTAACTGGCATCTTGGCCTTACTCCACCAATTACAGAAACTCCATATTGAACCCTGTTACCACCAATCATATTAAGTAATTCCATTACAGTTTCCCTGATATAAAATATTCTCATGGCAAAAGTTTCATGACCTAAAACTTCATTACCATGTGCTAAATAAAGTAAATGACTATGTAATCTCTCAAGTTCACCCATAATAACCCTAATATAATTTGCCCTTTCAGGAACATCGATGTTTAAACCTTTCTCAGCAACCATGACAGAATTCCAGGTATGAGAATTAGAACAAATACCACAGATTTTTTCAGTTAATGCATTTGCTTTTTCTACAGGAAGCCCTTCCATAATTCTTTCCACACCTCTATGGTTAACCCCTATAGTTATTTCCGCCTCTTGAATAATCTCGTCTTGAACAAAAAAACGAACTCTGTAAGGCTCTAAAGCAGCAGGATGAACAGTACCCATTGAAATTTCAGTCTCAATAAGTTCTCCCTGTGATTTAGGTATTTTTTCTTCAATCATTTTAAACTCCCAATAATAATTTTTGAATAATAATCAATTGATAAATATAATAATAATTTAATCTGCATCTAACAATTTAGGTAAAACAGATACAACTCCAGCCAGAAGATCCTGAGGTCTGACTGCACATCCTGGAACCTTTGCATCTACCGGAATTACATTATCGACAGGACCCATAATCTCTTCTGAAGGAATATCTCCATGAATATTTTTATAGACACCACCCATTAAAGCACAAGATCCTGCAGCTACAACTATCTTAGGTTCTGGTATTGCATCATATATCCTAAGCAAGGGTGCTTTATTTTGATAAGTT comes from Methanobrevibacter boviskoreani JH1 and encodes:
- a CDS encoding CBS domain-containing protein — its product is MKDINTKNLKSRNKGSVERETKLSEHDGDLMSLASKDVITVPPTTTIKDTAQLMIDNEFRRIPVTDPGSGKLLGIVTCMDIINFLGGGDKYNIIKYKCNDNYLSAINEPIKEIMTRGVITMNHKSTIRESVKVMVDNHVGAMPIVDKEDKLVGIVTERDFALSLAGVLTDQLVQDYMTTDVITITPGTSFDYVTKFMVRNSFRRLPIVSEDENIPEHTPEKLVGIVTSTDILRYFIDKKFFSQMKTNSAEELLGDLKISEVMSKGARTVEPLTRLGDFSELLKEKNIGGVPVVKNDKVLGIITERDILKAINDS
- a CDS encoding 7-carboxy-7-deazaguanine synthase QueE, whose amino-acid sequence is MLEAPIVEIFSSIQGEGLLVGRRQIFVRFAGCNLDCNYCDTEDSKSVKNGELKSVDYVVDRINSLKTEDLHSISFTGGEPLLYADFIRKVIDRIDTPSFLETNGTFPNEIKKLDNLDYVSLDIKLPEHFDGDYNNKIFDREIESVNILLENSIKVYCKIVLFPESGLDYVENLASRMSNEINDKDLVSVVIQPVSPISRWKNSKDLLFKFSQAIGKYMDVLTIPQLHKFLEIE
- a CDS encoding 6-carboxytetrahydropterin synthase QueD, whose protein sequence is MKIIINGINANLRFSAAHIIPGHETCGFIHGHSYFVDIEIEGEKAGEYDFVVDFKQVKPIVKGLCDSLDHRLLIPIYNGVMDFNGIDNDNISIESFDKYGSVQFKIGKKGYTIPKEDCVLLPLKYTSAEALSEYFVNKLSEALKDNKNIHSISACVNEGIGQGAMFTKILD
- a CDS encoding DUF366 family protein; the encoded protein is MSIIHKHIDKKFAYDGSQINPLWAFREFDIRGSSIISWRGPMNIRPDNIKDFADVGNEIKSDEMFHTMTEFFDCQPANMRIAYLRQRLLILIFNEKLAGKGVVAHRDGDDIYIDSRKLSVCIASATLSSMKIHFALNIHDSGTPDDVDTIGLFDIKDSEGNYIFDDDNILDFMNDVLDAYIDELETIELDISKTKLLDF
- a CDS encoding DNA polymerase subunit beta, translating into MIEVRTRDFIHTKDDLYFASTNYLHPNNRIISFLRYIPNPNGDREKNGKKYSKVNSKEAFDYLKENHPDYLYFSEVANVPMMGVPIDKVDKIIRPEDRLKEIREGKDKKVTKETREKLIDLSDFFHYIAGIDYENLGISGSTCPGLQKAESSDLDFVVYGLENHRKAVNTFKKYHDQEVEVGEGESKRKIVLNPIQNEFWERLYHKRIKDDSLTKEEFCWYESRKFNRGVIRNTLFDILCTRNLDEVEGKYGDTRYEPQGIAEIECTITNSIQAMDNPAVYEITDVKLLDGVDVEITGLASFTHTYAGEVMEGERAVARGKVEKVITEGKKPWYRILVGSTRESIGEYIKLKDSPVDG
- a CDS encoding CRISPR-associated protein Cas4, with protein sequence MISLKKIKTYMYCPLKLYYEDNIHENEIKNERYEAGKRIKEIRLDIQDLIQRNLKRLNRNMDLKRIEQELSKNINYYINNQLNEIYDPEKYDIEDIEKYKNDLMQESKYNIRLLSLKSKRLMDLTNENGHNITERLFPTAMYNYILRDPELEITGIAEKIEIIQGKYYPIIFKTSIPPIKGVWDSDAIELAFTSILIEEEFETEVYVGFVDYVNIGERRPVVIDANLRKSLFRKIDYVRTILYNKEIPTAKYDLNKCKNCEFKDICLDDYENPIEI
- a CDS encoding DUF5612 domain-containing protein, whose protein sequence is MNSYAITIKTKEKKGVLVQITDIISSFDINISFVNLFIDKKDIAFVNLELEDVNNITSLIEKLNTLDSVLSVNIHRSANDIFGKRILIYGGGAQVSQVALGAITEADRHNIRGERISVDTLPVVGEDAIAEAVNILSRTPRVKVLVLAGSLMGGKIVEEIKKLKKFNDLIVFSLNMPGGVAEVSDLVVTDPIQAGVMAVMQVADTAVFDYRKLPENKRRF
- a CDS encoding energy-converting hydrogenase B subunit P — translated: MKFIVRPYHIISLGGYIVEWDFPYRNIIVVNKTSEPIKIEIPVFDESWIEEHRKLDLDIIPVREEDNFLMMYKKAHAELDEIKSKL
- a CDS encoding respiratory chain complex I subunit 1 family protein; the encoded protein is MADITILYSIIGAIITLIICFIIGTFLPGIERKYVQARIQQRIGPIVTAPGIMAPIKFSFKENLRPNSPAPGLYKALPIVSFLAVLLILLFLTPQMYPAYLLASIIAIVGLLKVEEVSYVLMGSLSKSVMSLSLKFPDIVKGAAHTSGIVRSHLEDISSKRSLRMITYGSFPLYLALFVPVVSAKSLYLSDIIKYQMANGPLLFTTQGILAAIVFFIGSVIVLNESPFNIIEAEADVIQGPYMEYIAGYRSVIYLSKGLLMFTLSALFTILFLGIPLDLLSWNFIVFVVVALIFTLFIGILNAFTPIFTNKQFYPVVIASTLLGVLAIVIGILI
- a CDS encoding hydrogenase large subunit, with product MEEKIPKSQGELIETEISMGTVHPAALEPYRVRFFVQDEIIQEAEITIGVNHRGVERIMEGLPVEKANALTEKICGICSNSHTWNSVMVAEKGLNIDVPERANYIRVIMGELERLHSHLLYLAHGNEVLGHETFAMRIFYIRETVMELLNMIGGNRVQYGVSVIGGVRPRCQLDDMRIQRLNEGMDKLEKDLTKFTDRFTSDPIVNSRIEGIGILPPKQAKKLGVTGPSLRACGFEYDLRTEMEEYDDFDFNVAVLDGCDVKSNLLLRVLECFESIKIIRQAVRNLPSGPITNRNWEMYDCKALKHYLEVPRGILYDSYAIEDGRVRSSIIRTPSMTNIGAMQYAAIGNQITDGQLCIVQCDPCFTCTDRTFEIIEL
- a CDS encoding NADH-quinone oxidoreductase subunit B family protein, which translates into the protein MSLKSYSRSKAIHIMLVYTGGCNGCDIEIVNSVLSPKIDIEQYNIFLTWNPREADILVVTGPVTYQNKAPLLRIYDAIPEPKIVVAAGSCALMGGVYKNIHGDIPSEEIMGPVDNVIPVDAKVPGCAVRPQDLLAGVVSVLPKLLDAD